One Mobula hypostoma chromosome X2, sMobHyp1.1, whole genome shotgun sequence genomic window carries:
- the hmbsb gene encoding hydroxymethylbilane synthase, b isoform X1: MDENTAKEVRSSASHNAKENSSRIIRVGTRKSQLARTQTGTVMNMLKEHYPHAQLEIVAMTTTGDKILDTALSKIGEKSLFTKELEAALEKNEVDLVVHSLKDLPTALPPGFAIGAICKREIPYDAVVVHPSHAGKSLDTLAERSVVGTSSLRRAAQLKRRFPHLEFKDIRGNLNTRLKKLDEKNDFSAIVLAAAGLRRMGWENRISQILEPEDCMYAVGQGALAVEVRVNDPDVLEMVSALNDTETVLRCIAERSFMKHLEGGCSVPVAVHSVINQHQLYLTGAVYSLDGSDSLKDTMQTSVSTQTQDEDCNVADVQHVGIMAKRIPHNSQAAAEKLGIDLANLLLSKGAKDILTVARQLNDSR, from the exons atggatgaaaaTACGGCGAAAGAAGTGCGG AGCTCTGCTTCCCACAATGCGAAAGAGAATTCTTCTCGAATCATCCGAGTTGGAACAAGAAAAAGCCAA CTTGCTCGGACTCAGACTGGCACTGTGATGAACATGCTGAAAGAACATTACCCACATGCACAGCTCGAAATCG TTGCCATGACAACCACTGGAGACAAAATTCTGGACACTGCTCTCTCGAAG ATTGGTGAGAAGAGTCTGTTCACAAAGGAGCTGGAAGCTGCATTAGAGAAGAATGA GGTTGATTTGGTAGTTCACTCCCTGAAAGACCTGCCAACAGCACTCCCTCCTGGGTTTGCAATTGGAGCCATCTGCAA GCGTGAGATTCCTTATGATGCTGTTGTTGTGCATCCAAGTCATGCAGGAAAGTCCCTGGACACGCTGGCAGAGCGGAG TGTAGTCGGCACTAGTTCTTTACGACGAGCAGCACAGCTGAAAAGACGGTTTCCTCACCTGGAGTTCAAGGATATT CGAGGCAACTTGAACACAAGGTTAAAGAAACTCGATGAGAAGAATGACTTCAGTGCCATTGTACTGGCAGCAGCTGGTCTGCGGCGAATGGGTTGGGAGAATCGGATCAGTCAG atttTGGAGCCGGAAGATTGTATGTACGCTGTGGGTCAG GGAGCCCTGGCTGTTGAAGTCCGGGTGAATGATCCAGATGTCCTGGAAATGGTTTCTGCTCTCAACGACACCGAGACAGTTCTCCGCTGCATAGCTGAACGTTCCTTCATGAAGCACCTG GAGGGAGGCTGCAGTGTGCCTGTTGCTGTTCACAGTGTCATTAATCAACACCAG CTCTACCTCACAGGGGCTGTATACAGTCTTGATGGATCCGACAGCTTAAAAGATACAATGCAAACCAGTGTTTCCACTCAGACACAG GATGAAGATTGTAACGTTGCTGATGTTCAACATGTTGGGATCATGGCAAAGAGAATACCACACAACTCCCAGGCAGCAGCTGAGAAACTGGGAATAGACTTGGCCAATCTATTGCTTAGCAAAGGTGCCAAGGATATCCTAACTGTGGCCAGGCAGCTGAATGATTCAAGATAA
- the hmbsb gene encoding hydroxymethylbilane synthase, b isoform X4 — translation MDENTAKEVRSSASHNAKENSSRIIRVGTRKSQLARTQTGTVMNMLKEHYPHAQLEIVAMTTTGDKILDTALSKIGEKSLFTKELEAALEKNEVDLVVHSLKDLPTALPPGFAIGAICKREIPYDAVVVHPSHAGKSLDTLAERSVVGTSSLRRAAQLKRRFPHLEFKDIRGNLNTRLKKLDEKNDFSAIVLAAAGLRRMGWENRISQILEPEDCMYAVGQGALAVEVRVNDPDVLEMVSALNDTETVLRCIAERSFMKHLEGGCSVPVAVHSVINQHQLYLTGAVYSLDGSDSLKDTMQTSVSTQTQTTKERE, via the exons atggatgaaaaTACGGCGAAAGAAGTGCGG AGCTCTGCTTCCCACAATGCGAAAGAGAATTCTTCTCGAATCATCCGAGTTGGAACAAGAAAAAGCCAA CTTGCTCGGACTCAGACTGGCACTGTGATGAACATGCTGAAAGAACATTACCCACATGCACAGCTCGAAATCG TTGCCATGACAACCACTGGAGACAAAATTCTGGACACTGCTCTCTCGAAG ATTGGTGAGAAGAGTCTGTTCACAAAGGAGCTGGAAGCTGCATTAGAGAAGAATGA GGTTGATTTGGTAGTTCACTCCCTGAAAGACCTGCCAACAGCACTCCCTCCTGGGTTTGCAATTGGAGCCATCTGCAA GCGTGAGATTCCTTATGATGCTGTTGTTGTGCATCCAAGTCATGCAGGAAAGTCCCTGGACACGCTGGCAGAGCGGAG TGTAGTCGGCACTAGTTCTTTACGACGAGCAGCACAGCTGAAAAGACGGTTTCCTCACCTGGAGTTCAAGGATATT CGAGGCAACTTGAACACAAGGTTAAAGAAACTCGATGAGAAGAATGACTTCAGTGCCATTGTACTGGCAGCAGCTGGTCTGCGGCGAATGGGTTGGGAGAATCGGATCAGTCAG atttTGGAGCCGGAAGATTGTATGTACGCTGTGGGTCAG GGAGCCCTGGCTGTTGAAGTCCGGGTGAATGATCCAGATGTCCTGGAAATGGTTTCTGCTCTCAACGACACCGAGACAGTTCTCCGCTGCATAGCTGAACGTTCCTTCATGAAGCACCTG GAGGGAGGCTGCAGTGTGCCTGTTGCTGTTCACAGTGTCATTAATCAACACCAG CTCTACCTCACAGGGGCTGTATACAGTCTTGATGGATCCGACAGCTTAAAAGATACAATGCAAACCAGTGTTTCCACTCAGACACAG acaaccaaggagagagaatag
- the hmbsb gene encoding hydroxymethylbilane synthase, b isoform X2 — protein MSASDLSSASHNAKENSSRIIRVGTRKSQLARTQTGTVMNMLKEHYPHAQLEIVAMTTTGDKILDTALSKIGEKSLFTKELEAALEKNEVDLVVHSLKDLPTALPPGFAIGAICKREIPYDAVVVHPSHAGKSLDTLAERSVVGTSSLRRAAQLKRRFPHLEFKDIRGNLNTRLKKLDEKNDFSAIVLAAAGLRRMGWENRISQILEPEDCMYAVGQGALAVEVRVNDPDVLEMVSALNDTETVLRCIAERSFMKHLEGGCSVPVAVHSVINQHQLYLTGAVYSLDGSDSLKDTMQTSVSTQTQDEDCNVADVQHVGIMAKRIPHNSQAAAEKLGIDLANLLLSKGAKDILTVARQLNDSR, from the exons atgtcagcaaGTGACTTG AGCTCTGCTTCCCACAATGCGAAAGAGAATTCTTCTCGAATCATCCGAGTTGGAACAAGAAAAAGCCAA CTTGCTCGGACTCAGACTGGCACTGTGATGAACATGCTGAAAGAACATTACCCACATGCACAGCTCGAAATCG TTGCCATGACAACCACTGGAGACAAAATTCTGGACACTGCTCTCTCGAAG ATTGGTGAGAAGAGTCTGTTCACAAAGGAGCTGGAAGCTGCATTAGAGAAGAATGA GGTTGATTTGGTAGTTCACTCCCTGAAAGACCTGCCAACAGCACTCCCTCCTGGGTTTGCAATTGGAGCCATCTGCAA GCGTGAGATTCCTTATGATGCTGTTGTTGTGCATCCAAGTCATGCAGGAAAGTCCCTGGACACGCTGGCAGAGCGGAG TGTAGTCGGCACTAGTTCTTTACGACGAGCAGCACAGCTGAAAAGACGGTTTCCTCACCTGGAGTTCAAGGATATT CGAGGCAACTTGAACACAAGGTTAAAGAAACTCGATGAGAAGAATGACTTCAGTGCCATTGTACTGGCAGCAGCTGGTCTGCGGCGAATGGGTTGGGAGAATCGGATCAGTCAG atttTGGAGCCGGAAGATTGTATGTACGCTGTGGGTCAG GGAGCCCTGGCTGTTGAAGTCCGGGTGAATGATCCAGATGTCCTGGAAATGGTTTCTGCTCTCAACGACACCGAGACAGTTCTCCGCTGCATAGCTGAACGTTCCTTCATGAAGCACCTG GAGGGAGGCTGCAGTGTGCCTGTTGCTGTTCACAGTGTCATTAATCAACACCAG CTCTACCTCACAGGGGCTGTATACAGTCTTGATGGATCCGACAGCTTAAAAGATACAATGCAAACCAGTGTTTCCACTCAGACACAG GATGAAGATTGTAACGTTGCTGATGTTCAACATGTTGGGATCATGGCAAAGAGAATACCACACAACTCCCAGGCAGCAGCTGAGAAACTGGGAATAGACTTGGCCAATCTATTGCTTAGCAAAGGTGCCAAGGATATCCTAACTGTGGCCAGGCAGCTGAATGATTCAAGATAA
- the hmbsb gene encoding hydroxymethylbilane synthase, b isoform X3 — protein MNMLKEHYPHAQLEIVAMTTTGDKILDTALSKIGEKSLFTKELEAALEKNEVDLVVHSLKDLPTALPPGFAIGAICKREIPYDAVVVHPSHAGKSLDTLAERSVVGTSSLRRAAQLKRRFPHLEFKDIRGNLNTRLKKLDEKNDFSAIVLAAAGLRRMGWENRISQILEPEDCMYAVGQGALAVEVRVNDPDVLEMVSALNDTETVLRCIAERSFMKHLEGGCSVPVAVHSVINQHQLYLTGAVYSLDGSDSLKDTMQTSVSTQTQDEDCNVADVQHVGIMAKRIPHNSQAAAEKLGIDLANLLLSKGAKDILTVARQLNDSR, from the exons ATGAACATGCTGAAAGAACATTACCCACATGCACAGCTCGAAATCG TTGCCATGACAACCACTGGAGACAAAATTCTGGACACTGCTCTCTCGAAG ATTGGTGAGAAGAGTCTGTTCACAAAGGAGCTGGAAGCTGCATTAGAGAAGAATGA GGTTGATTTGGTAGTTCACTCCCTGAAAGACCTGCCAACAGCACTCCCTCCTGGGTTTGCAATTGGAGCCATCTGCAA GCGTGAGATTCCTTATGATGCTGTTGTTGTGCATCCAAGTCATGCAGGAAAGTCCCTGGACACGCTGGCAGAGCGGAG TGTAGTCGGCACTAGTTCTTTACGACGAGCAGCACAGCTGAAAAGACGGTTTCCTCACCTGGAGTTCAAGGATATT CGAGGCAACTTGAACACAAGGTTAAAGAAACTCGATGAGAAGAATGACTTCAGTGCCATTGTACTGGCAGCAGCTGGTCTGCGGCGAATGGGTTGGGAGAATCGGATCAGTCAG atttTGGAGCCGGAAGATTGTATGTACGCTGTGGGTCAG GGAGCCCTGGCTGTTGAAGTCCGGGTGAATGATCCAGATGTCCTGGAAATGGTTTCTGCTCTCAACGACACCGAGACAGTTCTCCGCTGCATAGCTGAACGTTCCTTCATGAAGCACCTG GAGGGAGGCTGCAGTGTGCCTGTTGCTGTTCACAGTGTCATTAATCAACACCAG CTCTACCTCACAGGGGCTGTATACAGTCTTGATGGATCCGACAGCTTAAAAGATACAATGCAAACCAGTGTTTCCACTCAGACACAG GATGAAGATTGTAACGTTGCTGATGTTCAACATGTTGGGATCATGGCAAAGAGAATACCACACAACTCCCAGGCAGCAGCTGAGAAACTGGGAATAGACTTGGCCAATCTATTGCTTAGCAAAGGTGCCAAGGATATCCTAACTGTGGCCAGGCAGCTGAATGATTCAAGATAA
- the hmbsb gene encoding hydroxymethylbilane synthase, b isoform X5 — MTTTGDKILDTALSKIGEKSLFTKELEAALEKNEVDLVVHSLKDLPTALPPGFAIGAICKREIPYDAVVVHPSHAGKSLDTLAERSVVGTSSLRRAAQLKRRFPHLEFKDIRGNLNTRLKKLDEKNDFSAIVLAAAGLRRMGWENRISQILEPEDCMYAVGQGALAVEVRVNDPDVLEMVSALNDTETVLRCIAERSFMKHLEGGCSVPVAVHSVINQHQLYLTGAVYSLDGSDSLKDTMQTSVSTQTQDEDCNVADVQHVGIMAKRIPHNSQAAAEKLGIDLANLLLSKGAKDILTVARQLNDSR, encoded by the exons ATGACAACCACTGGAGACAAAATTCTGGACACTGCTCTCTCGAAG ATTGGTGAGAAGAGTCTGTTCACAAAGGAGCTGGAAGCTGCATTAGAGAAGAATGA GGTTGATTTGGTAGTTCACTCCCTGAAAGACCTGCCAACAGCACTCCCTCCTGGGTTTGCAATTGGAGCCATCTGCAA GCGTGAGATTCCTTATGATGCTGTTGTTGTGCATCCAAGTCATGCAGGAAAGTCCCTGGACACGCTGGCAGAGCGGAG TGTAGTCGGCACTAGTTCTTTACGACGAGCAGCACAGCTGAAAAGACGGTTTCCTCACCTGGAGTTCAAGGATATT CGAGGCAACTTGAACACAAGGTTAAAGAAACTCGATGAGAAGAATGACTTCAGTGCCATTGTACTGGCAGCAGCTGGTCTGCGGCGAATGGGTTGGGAGAATCGGATCAGTCAG atttTGGAGCCGGAAGATTGTATGTACGCTGTGGGTCAG GGAGCCCTGGCTGTTGAAGTCCGGGTGAATGATCCAGATGTCCTGGAAATGGTTTCTGCTCTCAACGACACCGAGACAGTTCTCCGCTGCATAGCTGAACGTTCCTTCATGAAGCACCTG GAGGGAGGCTGCAGTGTGCCTGTTGCTGTTCACAGTGTCATTAATCAACACCAG CTCTACCTCACAGGGGCTGTATACAGTCTTGATGGATCCGACAGCTTAAAAGATACAATGCAAACCAGTGTTTCCACTCAGACACAG GATGAAGATTGTAACGTTGCTGATGTTCAACATGTTGGGATCATGGCAAAGAGAATACCACACAACTCCCAGGCAGCAGCTGAGAAACTGGGAATAGACTTGGCCAATCTATTGCTTAGCAAAGGTGCCAAGGATATCCTAACTGTGGCCAGGCAGCTGAATGATTCAAGATAA